TCGAACAGTTCCGCGCTGTGGTTCGCTCTGCGGAGGACCGGGCAGTCATTGATACCCAGGCTGGCCGGACGGCGGACGAGGCGGCTGCCCAATTGGGGCGCGCGTTCGGGGCAGCCAGTTCGCGGCTTGAGGATGCGGCCAGGATTTTTGATGGCGTGAAATACGGGAGGGCCACCGCCACCGCTTCCGACCATGCTGCCGTGCTCGTATTGGACAACGAACTATTGGCCATGAGACCTGATTTCGCAGGGCAGTCCGCCAGCGGTTTGGCGGTGCCGCGGTGACAGCGGACACTCAAACAGTCCGATGGTCCGCGCAGTTGCCGGGCTGGTTGCACCGCCACATGGCCTGGATCATCATCGGGGCCATCGTGGTGGTACTCGGCTCTGTCACCATGGCCCAGTCCCCCGCGAACTCGGACACGGCACCCCTGTCTGCCCGCAATGCCGCTCCGGATGGCGGCATGGCCGCGGCCGAAATCCTGCGGCGGCACGGAGTCGCGGTCACGGAGTCCGATTCCTTCGCGACGACAACCTCGTTGCTGGCCGGGAAGCCACGCGCCACCGTCTTGTTGTATGACCGCAATGGATATCTCGATTCCGCCCAGTTGCACAGGCTGCAGCAATCGGCCACGCGCGTCGTGGTCGTGGCTCCCGGCCTCCGAACCCTGACCGGGCTGGGCCGCGACATCCATAACGCCGGAGTCGTTCCCAACGGGACGTCGACCTTGGAACCAGGGTGCGGGCAAGCGGATCCACTTGTTGCAGGGCGTGTCTCCGGCAAGGACGCATTCCTTTACGCAGGAGCCGAGGCTACCTGCTACCGGCCTAGCAGCAACGACGGCGGCATGTACGCGGCGAGCGCGGACGGTCGGCTGGTGGTTCTCGGCAGCACAGCCCTTCTCAGCAACGATCTCCTGCAGGTGGAGGGCAACGCAGCATTGACCCTCCGGACCCTCGGGCCAACATCGGATCTCGTCTGGTATCTCCCGGGCCTCGGTGACGTACCGAATGATGGCACACCGCCCACGCTGGATGAATTGGCGCCACCGTGGGTCGGCTTCCTGGGATTGTGGTTGGCGGTGGTCGCGTTGCTCGCTGTGCTGTGGCGGGGCAGGCGGCTTGGGCCACTGGTGTTCGAGCCGCTGCCAGTAGTGGTCAAGGCTGTTGAGACCGCCGAAGGCCGCGCCCGTCTCTACCAGGATTCCCGCGCTGTCGGCCGGGCGGCCGACAATCTCCGGGCCGGCACTTTGACCAGGCTCGCCAAGCATTTCCGGCTCGGCCCCGAGGCCGGCGCAGATGCCGTCTTCGATGCCGCGTCCCGAAAGATCAACCGGCCGGCACAGGAGCTGCGGATGCTACTGCTGGACCACCGGCCACGCACCGAGCCAGAACTTGTCCAATGGGCACAAAGCATCGAAAAACTCGAGCAGGAGGCAATAGCCCCATGACCAATCAAGCCCAGAGCAATCAAGCCCAGAGCAATCAGCCAATGAGCAATCAAGCAGACAGCTACACCGACGGCGGCTATGGCTACGCGGGAGGACCGGCGTCGCCGGGGCAGCCAGCGCCAGGAGCTACGCGGTCCGACCCTGCCCGCAAAGCCTTGCTCGACGTCCGTCACGAAGTGGGCAAGGCCGTCGTCGGACAGGATGCAACGGTGACTGGCATGCTCATCGCGCTGCTCTGCGGGGGCCACGTACTGCTTGAGGGTGTTCCGGGCGTCGCCAAAACCCTGCTGGTACGGGCCTTGTCCACTGCGTTGAGCCTGGATACGAAGCGCGTCCAGTTCACTCCGGACCTCATGCCGGGTGACGTCACCGGCTCGCTGGTCTACGACTCGCACACCTCGGAATTCACCTTCCGCGAAGGACCGGTGTTCACCAACATCATGCTGGCGGACGAAATCAACCGAACGCCGCCCAAGACCCAGGCGTCGTTGCTGGAAGCCATGGAGGAGCGCCAGGTATCGGTGGACGGAGTCTCCCGGCCCTTGCCATCGCCGTTCATTGTTGCCGCCACGCAGAACCCCGTCGAATATGAGGGCACCTATCCCCTGCCCGAGGCGCAGCTGGACCGCTTCCTGCTCAAGCTCTCCATGCCGCTGCCCGGACGTGCCGAGGAGATCGAAGTGGTCCGCAGGCATTCGGAAGGTTTTGATCCGCGGAACTTGCTGGCTGCGGGAGTCCGGCCGGTAGCGGGCCTCGCCGAACTCCAGAATGCCCAAGACGCGGTGGCCGGAGTGACAGTGGCCCCCGAGATTCTCGGCTACATCGTGGACGTCGTGCGGGCGACGCGGGCGGCGCCGTCATTCCAGCTGGGAGTCTCCCCGCGGGGCGCCACTGCGTTGCTGAACACCTCGCGTGCCTGGGCATGGTTGTCCGGACGCAACTTCGTCACCCCCGACGACGTCAAAGCACTCTCCCTGCCGTGTTTGAGGCACCGTGTGGGTCTTCGACCCGAAGCCCAAATGGACGGTGTGAACGTCGATGATGTCCTTGGCAGCATCCTGGCCTCTGTTCCCGTGCCGCGCTGATTGGCCGCAGCTCGTGACTCTCAATTTCGGGCGGCCCTGAATGGCGATCACAGGCCGCTTCGTGCTGCTGGTTTTCGCCGCAATGGCCCCGTTGCTGCTGTTTCCCGCCTGGGGCACGGTCCTCCTCACCTCCGCCATGCTGCTGGCCCTGGTGGTGTCCGACCTCCTGCTGGCCGCGTCGCCAGCCAAGATCGCCCTGCAGCGGAAGGATCCCGGGAATGTCACCCTGCACGCGGAAACGGAATCCGCTCTGACGCTGGAAAACGGCAATCGGCGGACCTTCCGCGGAATGGTGCGTGACGCCTGGCAGCCCTCCGCGGGGACCGTCGCCCCCGTCCAACGCATCGAGATCCCGGCTGGTGAGCGGCGGCGGATGTCGGTACGGCTGAGGCCCACTCGGCGCGGCGACCTGACGGCACCGCACGTTACGCTTCGTTCCTTTGGCCCGCTTGGCCTGGCTGCCAGGCAACGTACTGTTTCCCTCCCCGGCCGTCTTCGCGTCCTGCCGCCGTTCCGCTCCAAGCGGCATTTGCCGTCCAAGCTGCGGAAACTGCGGGAACTCGACGGCAGAGCGGCCGTGCAGATCCGCGGGGCCGGCACGGAGTTCGATTCACTCCGCGATTACGTGCGGGGCGACGATGTGCGCTCGATCGACTGGCGGGCGACCGCCCGGCGCACCGCCGTCGTCGTCCGGACCTGGCGCCCCGAACGGGACCGCCGCGTCGTGATCATGCTCGACACCTCGCGCACGGCGGCAGCCCGAATCGACGACGAGCCCCGCCTGGACACCGGGATGGAGGCCGCTCTCCTGCTGGCAGTGCTGGCTGAGCGAGGCGGAGACCGCGTGGACTTCTTCGCCTTCGACAGGCGCGTCCGCGGGCGCGTCGATTCAGCAGCAAAAGGCAATCTCCTCGGCTCCTTGGTCCAGGCCATGGCTCCCCTTGAGGCGGAACTCATCGAGATGGACTGGGCCCAGGTCCCGGCCCAGGTAAGGGCCATTTCCGCGCACCGTTCCCTCGTGGTCCTGTTGACCTCGCTCGACAGCGGCGCCCCCGAGGAAGGACTCATTCCCCTGGTGGCGCAACTCGTCCGGCAGCACGTGGTTCTGCTCGGATCGGTCCGGGACCCTTTGCTGGGCCGAATGAAGGAAGAACGCACGACGGCGAGCCAGGTCTTCCGTGCCTCGGCGGCCGAACGTGCCCTGCTGGACCGTGAGGCCGTCAGCGCCCAATTGCGCCAGCTTGGCGCGGAGGTAGTCGACGCCGAGCCGTTGGAACTGCCGCCGCTCCTGGCGGATGCGTACATTCGACTGAAGGCAGCGGGCCGCTTGTAGCCTTGCAACGCGCCGAGTCCAGATATCAACAACCCGGAATCCGAGGAAAGCACATGAGCACACCCATCTACGAGTTGGCCCTGGGCAGCCAGTTCCGTCAGTTGCAGCCCGAGCTCCAGGACTATTTCTCCCTTGCCCCAGGCTCCGGATCCTACGGAATCGGCGAGGGCGTCTTCGACGTGGTCGGTTGCCGGCAGAAATGGCTCCGACCCCTCCTCGCCACGGTCGCAGGGGAAGAGGCCTTCTTCCCCGAATACGGCGAGCGCATCCCGTTCCGCATCGAAAACCATGCGCACCTTGATCCGTTCGGACGGTCCAGCCTCACGGCCCGGCGTGAAATTTTCTTTCCCGGGCACACCCGGCTGTTCCATGACACCACTGTTGCGGAGACTACCAACGACGGCGGCACGCGCCTGGTCGACTATGTGGGCCGGTACCGCAGGCTTGCCACGGCACTGGACCTGGATGTCACACCCGAGGGGCGGCTTCGCGGCGTCTCGGGCGCCTCACGTTTGTTCCTGGGTCCGCTGAGGCTCGCTTTGCCGGCTTCCCTTGACGCGAAGGCCTACGCGGAGCAGTGGTGGGACGGGGCGGAAGGCAAGCACAGGATCCAGGTCAAGGTGCTTCAGCCACACGTCGGACTGGTCCTGGTCTACGCCGGCTCTTTCGATTACCGTTTGGCGCCCTCGCTACCCCCGACGGATGGCGCCGCGCCTGCGCGGAGCGCCACCGCCGCCGTCGGGCTCCCCCGCTATGCCGAGCCGGACCGTTGGGAACGGCGCGTCTAGAAGGCCCGCAGGAGGCTAGCCGAGCGCGAGCTGGTTCAGCCCGTCCGCAATCTGGGTCAGGCGGTTCAGAACCTCTTTGGCTCCCGACGGCGAGAACCCGGCCAACCCCTCCGAGGGCGTGACGCGCACGGCCCCCAGGCTCGACGCCGGTAGGCCGAGTTGGCGCCAAGGCCGCCAGACGGTGTCCACAAGTCCGGCGGTGCGTGGCAGGGTTGCCCGCGGATTCTCGATGGGCAAAGCACCTGCCCACAGGCATTTGCCGGCTTCCACCGCGGTGGCAATCTGTTCCCATTGGCGCGTGGTGAGTGCCTTGAGCGGAAGGGCGACGCCGTCCGCTCCGGACGACAGGATCTGCTGGATCGGGGCTTCGATTTCGGGAACGGACACCACGGTCTCCGCCACTCCTGCGGCCCGCAGCGCGTCGATCACCAAGCGCCAAGAGCCCGTGACCTCTTCGCCCGGGATGGAGCGCAGGGTGCGGTAGCCGCTCGCCGTGGGAATGGTGCCGGCCAACACGGAGGAGATGTCCGGTTCGTCAAGCTGGACCACTATCCCGGCGCCGGGCACCGCAGCGCGGACGCGGGATATGTGCTCAGCGACGCCGACCGCCAAGGACTCCGCAATGTCCCTCCGGGCACCATAGTCAAGAAGGGCACGTTCCCCGTTGTGCAAGTAGAGGCCCGCCGCAAGGCTCAGCGGTCCGCGCAACTGGATCTTCAGTTCCTCGGCGGAGGATTCTTCCGAGCCGGCAACGTCGGCCAGGACGTTGATGTCCGTAGCAAGGGCGGACTTCGCACGCCGGAGGTCCTTACCTGGGCGGTCAACCAGGCGCCAGCCGTGCGGCTGCACATCGATGGCCAATTCAACCAGGAGGGATGCCGTCCGGCCGAGGGCATCCGAGCCGACCCCACGGTCCGGAAGCTCGGCCAGGAACGGCAGGTGCGGGCTGCCCAGCTCGCCGCGGATGATCCGGGCGGCCTCAGCAGGATCCGTTCCGGGCCAAGGACCCAATGCCGTGGCGGTCACCTGGTTC
This genomic interval from Arthrobacter sp. FW306-2-2C-D06B contains the following:
- a CDS encoding DUF4350 domain-containing protein, with translation MTADTQTVRWSAQLPGWLHRHMAWIIIGAIVVVLGSVTMAQSPANSDTAPLSARNAAPDGGMAAAEILRRHGVAVTESDSFATTTSLLAGKPRATVLLYDRNGYLDSAQLHRLQQSATRVVVVAPGLRTLTGLGRDIHNAGVVPNGTSTLEPGCGQADPLVAGRVSGKDAFLYAGAEATCYRPSSNDGGMYAASADGRLVVLGSTALLSNDLLQVEGNAALTLRTLGPTSDLVWYLPGLGDVPNDGTPPTLDELAPPWVGFLGLWLAVVALLAVLWRGRRLGPLVFEPLPVVVKAVETAEGRARLYQDSRAVGRAADNLRAGTLTRLAKHFRLGPEAGADAVFDAASRKINRPAQELRMLLLDHRPRTEPELVQWAQSIEKLEQEAIAP
- a CDS encoding DUF58 domain-containing protein, translated to MAITGRFVLLVFAAMAPLLLFPAWGTVLLTSAMLLALVVSDLLLAASPAKIALQRKDPGNVTLHAETESALTLENGNRRTFRGMVRDAWQPSAGTVAPVQRIEIPAGERRRMSVRLRPTRRGDLTAPHVTLRSFGPLGLAARQRTVSLPGRLRVLPPFRSKRHLPSKLRKLRELDGRAAVQIRGAGTEFDSLRDYVRGDDVRSIDWRATARRTAVVVRTWRPERDRRVVIMLDTSRTAAARIDDEPRLDTGMEAALLLAVLAERGGDRVDFFAFDRRVRGRVDSAAKGNLLGSLVQAMAPLEAELIEMDWAQVPAQVRAISAHRSLVVLLTSLDSGAPEEGLIPLVAQLVRQHVVLLGSVRDPLLGRMKEERTTASQVFRASAAERALLDREAVSAQLRQLGAEVVDAEPLELPPLLADAYIRLKAAGRL
- a CDS encoding AAA family ATPase is translated as MSNQADSYTDGGYGYAGGPASPGQPAPGATRSDPARKALLDVRHEVGKAVVGQDATVTGMLIALLCGGHVLLEGVPGVAKTLLVRALSTALSLDTKRVQFTPDLMPGDVTGSLVYDSHTSEFTFREGPVFTNIMLADEINRTPPKTQASLLEAMEERQVSVDGVSRPLPSPFIVAATQNPVEYEGTYPLPEAQLDRFLLKLSMPLPGRAEEIEVVRRHSEGFDPRNLLAAGVRPVAGLAELQNAQDAVAGVTVAPEILGYIVDVVRATRAAPSFQLGVSPRGATALLNTSRAWAWLSGRNFVTPDDVKALSLPCLRHRVGLRPEAQMDGVNVDDVLGSILASVPVPR
- a CDS encoding DUF4166 domain-containing protein translates to MSTPIYELALGSQFRQLQPELQDYFSLAPGSGSYGIGEGVFDVVGCRQKWLRPLLATVAGEEAFFPEYGERIPFRIENHAHLDPFGRSSLTARREIFFPGHTRLFHDTTVAETTNDGGTRLVDYVGRYRRLATALDLDVTPEGRLRGVSGASRLFLGPLRLALPASLDAKAYAEQWWDGAEGKHRIQVKVLQPHVGLVLVYAGSFDYRLAPSLPPTDGAAPARSATAAVGLPRYAEPDRWERRV